The Arachis hypogaea cultivar Tifrunner chromosome 16, arahy.Tifrunner.gnm2.J5K5, whole genome shotgun sequence genome contains a region encoding:
- the LOC140180252 gene encoding uncharacterized protein, with product MANNMNPNIVAFTLTEGQSNNRHPYFNSSNYSYWKERMRIFVQSIDYNIWNIILNGPDDPTKQNTDREVMEKEDNEWTEEEKKKVELNAKAFNLMHCAISFEEFRKVSRCKMAKEIWDKLRLTHEGTKQVRETRIDMLMKEYEMFSMKKDESIDQMFERFSIIINNLDAMGRNYSEKTLVRKILRSLTKKWEVKSIAISERNDLIKITYDELRGKLLAYETTHMSQDKDDKKKSHFKSDCPQLKKGKKFKKDKKKVMMATWEDLENDTSSESSDQEAQLCLMADHDVDDEVDLSDLSIDELHYIIKDISVNSKKLLDKYAKCEKGNEALRTENDLLLKKVKATETGNENFLKEENSALRAELEKFKLKHEVSASTDLISENKKLNEQIKNLNEDLAKFVQGSQNLNKLLACQRFGSEKSGLGFKEENKTVFKQNFQKSEASSSKFFKPKGFSKPQKSVGRNHCYKCNRNDHDPPQCFIFLKSFGNDVDGLKHNLLSISQLCDLGYVVTFRKSDCRVINEKTGAVLFVAKRSDNVYGLTLDDLKIQNVTCFSSMESEKWMWHKRLGHASMFQISKLVTSGLVKGLPNIKFDKDITCDACQMGKQIKTSFKPKEDVSTKKPLELLHLDLFGPTRTQSLGGKGYGKFDLKTHEGIFLGYSTHSKAYRVYNKNSKTVEETMYVTFCKFNTVSSVCIDDSPGFEAELSKNAESVPQNSRDNLELSPVAVADAEAIVDQEEPESSTQNRRPREWKFLKNYLEKFIIGDPSKGISTRSSLKRAEINNLALISKIEHQNVQEALADPSWVLAMEEKLQQFEKNQFWTLVPHSNGKKVTDTKWIFRNKLREDGTIVRNKARLVAQGYDQEEGIDFDESFAPVAQMEAIRLLLAYAPHCGFKLFQMDVKCTFLNGIIDREVYVAQPPGFENKYFPNHVFKLAKALYVYIDDIIFGSANEDLCADFAKLMTNEFDMSMMGELNFFLGLQIKQTAEDFAGDRIDRRSTSGMCCFLGKSLIVWLSKKQATVALSTAETEYIAASSCCSQLWLKTQLADYKLNVSNILLFCDNMSAINISKNPILHSRTKYIEVRFHSIREHVQNGNLDIQFVNSEGQLADIFTKPLIEESVDFGVEIFRDCNSYIKRGGAVKKTAPRRRQTDDSTDVPSVDEDPLISLPPPPPSRS from the exons aTGGCCAACAACATGAATCCCAACATCGTGGCTTTCACTCTTACTGAAGGGCAGTCTAATAATAGACATCCCTACTTCAATAGTAGCAACTATTCTtactggaaagaaagaatgaGAATCTTCGTGCAGTCAATCGACTACAACATCTGGAATATCATCCTCAACGGACCAGACGATCCTACAAAGCAAAATACTGATAGAGAAGTTATGGAAAAAGAAGACAATGAGTGGACagaggaagaaaaaaagaaggttGAACTAAATGCCAAGGCTTTCAACCTGATGCACTGCGCAATCAGTTTTGAAGAATTCAGAAAAGTTTCAAGGTGCAAGATGGCTAAAGAAATATGGGACAAGCTCAGACTCACTCATGAAGGCACTAAGCAAGTGAGGGAAACCAGAATCGACATGCTGATGAAGGAGTATGAAATGTTCAGTATGAAGAAGGATGAGAGCATCGATCAAATGTTCGAAAGGTtctcaataatcatcaacaatctgGACGCCATGGGAAGAAACTACTCTGAAAAAACCTTAGTAAGGAAGATCCTGAGAAGTCTTACTAAGAAATGGGAAGTAAAAAGCATAGCCATCTCTGAAAGGAATGATTTAATCAAAATCACCTATGATGAGCTAAGAGGCAAGCTGCTGGCTTATGAAACCACTCACATGTCTCAAGACAAagatgacaaaaagaaaa GTCACTTCAAGTCAGATTGCCCTCAACTTAAGAAAGGCAAAAAATTCAAGAAAGACAAAAAGAAAGTGATGATGGCAACATGGGAGGACTTGGAGAATGACACCAGCTCAGAGAGCTCAGATCAAGAAGCTCAACTATGTCTAATGGCAGATCATGATGTTGACGATGAGGTAGATCTCTCTGACTTATCTATTGATGAACTGCACTATATTATCAAAGATATTTCTGTGAATTCTAAGAAACTCTTAGATAAGTATGCAAAATGTGAGAAAGGAAACGAGGCATTGAGGACAGAAAATGATCTTCTTTTGAAAAAGGTCAAGGCTACCGAAACTGgtaatgaaaattttttaaaagaagaaaatagtgcTTTGCGAGCTGAATTAGagaaattcaaactcaagcatgAAGTTTCAGCTTCCACTGATTTGATTTCTGAAAACAAAAAGTtgaatgaacaaataaaaaatttgaatgaagACTTAGCAAAGTTTGTTCAAGGTTCTCAAAATCTGAACAAACTGCTTGCTTGTCAAAGGTTTGGGTCTGAAAAATCTGGACTTGGATTCAAAGAGGAAAATAAGACTGTTTTCAAACAAAACTTTCAAAAATCTGAAGCATCCTCATCCAAGTTTTTCAAACCAAAAGGATTCAGCAAACCTCAGAAATCAGTGGGCAGGAATCATTGCTACAAGTGCAACAGAAATGATCATGATCCTCCTCAATGTTTCATCTTTCTTAAGTCTTTTGGTAATGATG TTGATGGGTTAAAGCATAATCTATTGAgcataagtcaattgtgtgaccTTGGATATGTTGTAACCTTTAGAAAATCTGATTGTAGAGTCATTAATGAGAAAACAGGAGCTGTTTTATTTGTTGCTAAAAGAAGTGACAATGTCTATGGTCTTACACTAGATGATCTCAAAATTCAAAATGTAACTTGTTTCTCTTCAATGGAATCTGAAAAATGGATGTGGCATAAGAGAttaggacatgctagcatgttccAAATCTCTAAGCTTGTAACAAGTGGCTTAGTAAAAGGTCTTcctaatataaaatttgataaggacatcacttgtgatgcttgtcaaatgggTAAGCAAATAAAAACCTCTTTCAAACCCAAGGAAGACGTCTCAACTAAGAAACCATTGGAGTTGTTGCATCTTGATTTGTTTGGACCAACTAGGACTCAAAGTCTTGGAGGAAAAGGCTATG gaaaatttGATCTTAAAACACATGAAGGCATTTTTCTGGGTTATTCCACTCATAGCAAGGCATATAGAGTTTATAATAAGAACTCCAAAACTGTTGAGGAAACCATGTATGTCACATTCTGTAAGTTTAACACTGTTTCTAGTGTTTGCATTGATGATAGTCCAGGTTTTGAAGCTGAATTGTCCAAGAATGCTGAGTCAGTTCCACAAAATTCAA GAGACAATTTGGAATTATCTCCTGTTGCAGTTGCTGATGCAGAGGCCATTGTTGATCAAGAAGAACCTGAATCCTCAACCCAAAATAGAAGGCCCAGGGAATGGAAGTTTCTGAAAAACTATCTTGAGAAATTCATAATTGGTGATCCATCCAAAGGAATATCAACTAGATCATCTTTGAAAAGAGCTGAAATCAACAACTTAGCTCTTATAtcaaagattgaacatcaaaatGTTCAAGAAGCTCTTGCTGACCCATCTTGGGTGTTAGCTATGGAGGAGAAATTGCAGCAGTTTGAGAAAAATCAGTTCTGGACATTGGTGCCTCACTCAAATGGGAAGAAGGTCACTGACACTAAATGGATTTTCAGAAATAAGTTGAGAGAAGATGGAACCATTGTCCGAAACAAAGCCAGATTGGTAGCTCAAGGCTATGATCAAGAAGAAGGGATTGACTTCGATGAATCCTTTGCACCAGTAGCTCAAATGGAAGCTATTAGATTGCTCCTTGCTTATGCACCTCATTGTGGCTTCAAGCTCTTCCAAATGGACGTAAAGTGTACTTTTCTCAATGGCATAATAGATAGAGAAGTTTATGTGGCTCAACCACCTGGGTTTGAAAACAAATATTTtcctaaccatgttttcaaactagcTAAAGCCTTAtatg TCTATATTGATGATATTATCTTTGGTTCGGCTAATGAGGATTTGTGTGCAGATTTTGCTAAGCTTATGACCAATGAATTTGATATGAGCATGATGGGAGAGCTCAATTTCTTTCTAGGCTTGCAAATAAAGCAAACTGCAGAAG attttgctggagaCAGAATTGATAGAAGAAGCACAAGTGGCATGTGTTGCTTTCTTGGGAAATCACTCATTGTTTGGttaagcaagaagcaagctacaGTGGCACTTTCAACAGCCGAAACTGAGTATATTGCAGCCTCCTCTTGTTGTTCTCAATTATGGCTGAAAACTCAATTAGCTGACTATAAACTGAATGTCtctaatattctattattttgtgACAACATGAGTGCTATTAATATTTCCAAAAACCctattttgcactcaagaacaaagtaCATTGAAGTTCGATTTCATTCCataagagaacatgtgcaaaatggAAATTTAGATATTCAGTTTGTTAACTCTGAAGGTCAGCTAGCTGATATTTTCACCAAACCATTAATAGAGGAGAG TGTTGATTTTGGGGTTGAGATTTTTAGAGATTGTAACTCTTACATCAAAAGGGGTGGTGCAGTCAAGAAAACAGCACCCAGACGTCGCCAGACTGATGATAGCACTGATGTTCCCTCTGTTGATGAGGATCCTCTGATCTCCCTTCCACCTCCACCACCATCAAGGTCATGA